In one window of Labilithrix sp. DNA:
- a CDS encoding TIGR02996 domain-containing protein — protein MGNHGSTIDALLAAVLAEPEDDAARLVYADALQAAGDPRGELVAVQCELARLGCGPSDRLFLEWVGDAFADETALAGGRIAKLRAREAALLKKHGAAFHAACLPRGVAPARVTFWRGFPERVAWDLRARVDGGVEAVAARTPLDYVMPSNAKSAAELADFLARPALARVREIYDVHGHGLAPYADAPLPGLRRLLLNHTGGPHELALLRRAKWLPRLTGLVLGGFSLADSAADAAALVAKTPKLEELQLVDTRIGAAALGALSLPKTLRVLALRHAKLGPGEIAPLLAELAASGLAALDLRTNKLGAADTKALGAGFAALRVLDLGNNDLPRGALAALASGEGLGALRSLGLQKSGVTDATLATLAKSPLFARLHALDLRKNALTDAAIPALARAKSLRTLHVGGNGLTPKGKKALQETRSLASAKLYV, from the coding sequence ATGGGGAACCACGGATCGACCATCGACGCGTTGCTCGCCGCCGTGCTCGCCGAGCCGGAGGACGACGCCGCCCGCCTCGTCTACGCCGACGCGCTCCAGGCGGCGGGCGATCCGCGCGGCGAGCTCGTCGCGGTGCAGTGCGAGCTCGCGCGGCTCGGCTGCGGTCCGAGCGATCGACTCTTCCTCGAGTGGGTCGGCGACGCGTTCGCGGACGAGACGGCGCTCGCCGGCGGCCGCATCGCCAAGCTCCGCGCGCGAGAGGCGGCGCTCCTCAAGAAACACGGCGCGGCGTTCCACGCGGCGTGCCTCCCGCGCGGCGTGGCCCCCGCGCGGGTGACCTTCTGGCGCGGGTTCCCCGAGCGCGTCGCGTGGGACCTTCGCGCCCGCGTCGACGGCGGCGTCGAGGCGGTCGCCGCGCGGACGCCGCTCGACTACGTGATGCCGAGCAACGCGAAGAGCGCTGCCGAGCTCGCGGACTTCCTCGCGCGCCCTGCCCTCGCGCGCGTCCGCGAGATCTACGACGTGCACGGCCACGGCCTCGCTCCGTACGCCGACGCCCCGCTGCCGGGTCTTCGTCGCCTGCTCCTCAACCACACCGGCGGCCCGCACGAGCTCGCGCTCCTGCGCCGCGCGAAGTGGCTCCCGCGTCTGACGGGCCTCGTGCTCGGCGGCTTCTCGCTCGCGGACAGCGCCGCCGACGCCGCCGCCCTCGTCGCGAAGACGCCGAAGCTCGAAGAGCTGCAGCTCGTCGACACGCGCATCGGCGCCGCGGCGCTCGGCGCGCTCTCGCTCCCGAAGACGCTGCGCGTCCTCGCGCTACGGCACGCGAAGCTGGGGCCTGGAGAAATCGCGCCGCTCCTCGCCGAGCTCGCGGCGTCGGGCCTCGCCGCCCTCGATCTCCGCACGAACAAGCTCGGCGCGGCGGACACGAAGGCGCTCGGCGCCGGCTTCGCCGCGCTGCGCGTGCTCGATCTCGGCAACAACGACCTCCCCCGAGGTGCGCTCGCGGCGCTGGCGAGCGGCGAGGGCCTCGGCGCGCTCCGCAGCCTCGGGCTCCAGAAGTCCGGCGTCACCGACGCGACGCTGGCGACGCTCGCGAAGTCCCCGCTCTTCGCCCGCCTCCACGCGCTGGACCTCCGCAAGAACGCGTTGACCGACGCCGCGATCCCCGCGCTCGCCAGGGCGAAGAGCCTGCGGACGCTCCACGTCGGCGGCAACGGGCTCACGCCGAAGGGCAAGAAGGCGCTCCAGGAGACCAGGTCCCTCGCGAGCGCAAAGCTCTACGTTTGA